A part of Manduca sexta isolate Smith_Timp_Sample1 chromosome 10, JHU_Msex_v1.0, whole genome shotgun sequence genomic DNA contains:
- the LOC115440255 gene encoding uncharacterized protein LOC115440255, translated as MCLAKDETQSPQKEVSSPRSPWAKLLSRQGSKPRLPRKVTTSTRVNLNKCWSKLGELISNSGPRTDLPSQKTAYSEEPLVVPFSNFFYPVDPVKPVPVEDNDNAENQNNVNANRFELISDDMEVNDNMANEVREICYTASNNCFVCNLNY; from the exons ATGTGTTTGGCTAAGGATGAAACTCAATCGCCGCAGAAAGAGGTGTCGTCACCTCGCTCGCCATGGGCTAAACTTCTAAGCCGTCAG GGCTCGAAGCCTCGGCTACCGCGAAAGGTGACGACCTCTACGCGGGTTAATCTTAACAAGTGCTGGTCCAAGTTAGGAGAGCTGATCTCCAACTCGGGCCCACGCACTGACCTACCATCGCAAAAGACTGCATACTCTGAAGAGCCTTTAGTAGTACCTTTCTCAAATTTTTTCTACCCTGTGGACCCGGTGAAACCGGTACCCGTCGAAGACAACGACAACGCAGAAAATCAAAACAACGTTAATGCCAACCGCTTCGAGTTGATATCCGACGACATGGAAGTGAACGACAACATGGCAAACGAAGTCCGCGAGATCTGCTACACGGCTTCGAACAACTGTTTCGTATGTAATCTTAACTATTAG